In the Chroicocephalus ridibundus chromosome 15, bChrRid1.1, whole genome shotgun sequence genome, one interval contains:
- the SLC2A6 gene encoding solute carrier family 2, facilitated glucose transporter member 6 isoform X2, with the protein MEPSAREPLVRKTSFSYQTFPERAVQRLDKEYLRSLHNKRLYLAVFAAVLGNFSFGFALVYPSPVIPALEAHPSPALRLDQYTASWFGSVFTLGAAAGGLSAMLLNDRLGRKLSIMFSALPSVVGYALMAGAQGIGMLLLGRVLTGYAGGVTSASIPVYISEISHPGVRGMLGACPQIMAVLGSLVLYALGLVLEWRWLAVAGEVPVLAMIVLLCFMPNSPRFLLSQGKDDEALRSLCWLRGRDTDYAREYEQIKDSVRKQNRRVSCAEIKDPFIYKPLLIAVGMRFLQQLSGVTCVLVYLQSIFKKTSVILKPEYDAALVGLVRLFSVAIAAVSMDKAGRKILLFVSAGVMLISNLTMGLYIHFVPASQNGTIANKTLVSFANLPAEPTHYITLIPLLATMFFIMGYAMGWGPITWLLMSEILPLKARGVASGLCVVVSWLTAFTLTRFFLLVVEAFGLEVPFLFFTIICAANVLFTGCCVPETKGRSLEQIEAFFRTGRRSFMR; encoded by the exons ATGGAGCCGAGCGCCCGGGAGCCCCTCGTGAGGAAGACGAGCTTCTCATATCAGACCTTCCCCGAGAGGGCTGTCCAGAGGCTCGACAAGGAGTACCTGCG GAGCCTCCACAACAAGCGGCTCTACCTGGCTGTGTTTGCCGCTGTCCTGGGGAATTTCAGTTTCGGCTTCGCCCTGGTTTACCCCTCGCCCGTCATCCCCGCCCTGGAGGCTCACCCCAGCCCTGCGCTGAGGCTGGACCAGTACACAGCATCCTGGTTCGGG TCAGTGTTCACGctgggagcggcggcgggggggctcaGCGCCATGCTCCTCAATGACCGCCTGGGACGCAAGCTGAGCATCATGTTCTCGGCGCTGCCCTCCGTCGTGGGATATGCGCTGATGGCCGGCGCCCAGGGGattgggatgctgctgctgggacGCGTGCTGACGGGCTACGCCGGCGGCGTGACATCCGCCTCCATCCCG GTCTACATCTCAGAGATCTCCCACCCCGGGGTCAGAGGCATGCTGGGCGCCTGTCCTCAGATCATGGCAGTGCTGGGCTCCCTCGTCCTGTACGCGCTGG GGCTGGTCCTGGAGTGGCGCTGGCTGGCCGTCGCAGGGGAGGTGCCCGTGCTCGCCatgattgtcctgctctgcttcaTGCCCAACTCGCCCCGGTTCCTGCTCTCCCAGGGGAAGGATGACGAGGCCCTGAGGTCACTGTGCTGGCTGCGGGGCAGGGACACGGACTACGCCCGGGAGTATGAGCAGATCAAGGACAGCGTGAGGAAGCAG AACCGGCGGGTTTCCTGTGCCGAGATCAAGGACCCCTTCATTTACAAGCCCCTCCTGATTGCGGTGGGGATGAggttcctgcagcagctctctggTGTCACCTGTGTCCTTGTGTACCTGCAGTCAATATTCAAGAAAACATCTGTCATCCTG AAGCCAGAGTACGATGCAGCTCTTGTTGGCTTGGTCCGTCTGTTCTCGGTGGCGATCGCTGCTGTGTCGATGGATAAAGCTGGGAGGAAGATTCTTCTTTTTGTATCAG CTGGTGTCATGTTGATCTCCAACCTGACCATGGGGCTCTACATCCACTTCGTGCCAGCTTCTCAGAATGGCACCATTGCCAACAAGACACTGGTGAGCTTTGCCAACCTTCCTGCTGAGCCGACCCACTACATCACCCTCATCCCACTCCTGGCAACCATGTTCTTCATAATGG gttATGCcatgggctggggacccatcacTTGGTTGCTGATGTCGGAGATCCTGCCTCTGAAAGCCCGCGGGGTGGCCTCGGGTCTCTGCGTTGTTGTGAGCTGGCTGACAGCCTTCACCCTGACCCGGTTCTTCCTCCTGGTCGTG gaagccTTTGGCCTCGAGGTGCCCTTCCTATTCTTCACTATCATCTGCGCCGCGAACGTCTTATTCACAGGCTGCTGTGTTCCAGAAACCAAAGGCAGGTCCCTGGAACAGATTGAGGCCTTCTTCAGGACTGGCCGGAGGTCCTTCATGAGGTAG
- the SLC2A6 gene encoding solute carrier family 2, facilitated glucose transporter member 6 isoform X1, whose amino-acid sequence MEPPPCSAETSQLPAGSVVPPSSGFCFSRFVQPAENRPAQRKHRRCPGGAGSRPPPQGRSGCCSAGRNPSSRGLCRAVPGENPPPVGVTRALVKAGGSHETELTFLAGAIRAPNTSFLVAPSFRSLHNKRLYLAVFAAVLGNFSFGFALVYPSPVIPALEAHPSPALRLDQYTASWFGSVFTLGAAAGGLSAMLLNDRLGRKLSIMFSALPSVVGYALMAGAQGIGMLLLGRVLTGYAGGVTSASIPVYISEISHPGVRGMLGACPQIMAVLGSLVLYALGLVLEWRWLAVAGEVPVLAMIVLLCFMPNSPRFLLSQGKDDEALRSLCWLRGRDTDYAREYEQIKDSVRKQNRRVSCAEIKDPFIYKPLLIAVGMRFLQQLSGVTCVLVYLQSIFKKTSVILKPEYDAALVGLVRLFSVAIAAVSMDKAGRKILLFVSAGVMLISNLTMGLYIHFVPASQNGTIANKTLVSFANLPAEPTHYITLIPLLATMFFIMGYAMGWGPITWLLMSEILPLKARGVASGLCVVVSWLTAFTLTRFFLLVVEAFGLEVPFLFFTIICAANVLFTGCCVPETKGRSLEQIEAFFRTGRRSFMR is encoded by the exons ATGgagccccctccctgctccgctGAGACGAGCCAGCTGCCGGCTGGGTCCGTGGTGCCGCCCAGCTCCGGCTTCTGCTTTTCTCGGTTTGTTCAACCTGCTGAAAACCGCCCGGCGCAGAGGAAACATCGGCGGTGCCCGGGGGGGGCAGGCTCTCGCCCCCCACCACAGGGCAGGAgcggctgctgctctgctgggagaaaTCCCAGCAGCCGGGGGCTCTGCAGGGCCGTTCCCGGGGAAAATCCCCCCCCCGTGGGTGTCACGAGAGCCTTGGTGAAGGCTGGGGGAAGCCACGAGACAGAGTTAACGTTTCTGGCGGGTGCGATAAGAGCACCCAACACGTCCTTCTTGGTTGCTCCCTCCTTCAGGAGCCTCCACAACAAGCGGCTCTACCTGGCTGTGTTTGCCGCTGTCCTGGGGAATTTCAGTTTCGGCTTCGCCCTGGTTTACCCCTCGCCCGTCATCCCCGCCCTGGAGGCTCACCCCAGCCCTGCGCTGAGGCTGGACCAGTACACAGCATCCTGGTTCGGG TCAGTGTTCACGctgggagcggcggcgggggggctcaGCGCCATGCTCCTCAATGACCGCCTGGGACGCAAGCTGAGCATCATGTTCTCGGCGCTGCCCTCCGTCGTGGGATATGCGCTGATGGCCGGCGCCCAGGGGattgggatgctgctgctgggacGCGTGCTGACGGGCTACGCCGGCGGCGTGACATCCGCCTCCATCCCG GTCTACATCTCAGAGATCTCCCACCCCGGGGTCAGAGGCATGCTGGGCGCCTGTCCTCAGATCATGGCAGTGCTGGGCTCCCTCGTCCTGTACGCGCTGG GGCTGGTCCTGGAGTGGCGCTGGCTGGCCGTCGCAGGGGAGGTGCCCGTGCTCGCCatgattgtcctgctctgcttcaTGCCCAACTCGCCCCGGTTCCTGCTCTCCCAGGGGAAGGATGACGAGGCCCTGAGGTCACTGTGCTGGCTGCGGGGCAGGGACACGGACTACGCCCGGGAGTATGAGCAGATCAAGGACAGCGTGAGGAAGCAG AACCGGCGGGTTTCCTGTGCCGAGATCAAGGACCCCTTCATTTACAAGCCCCTCCTGATTGCGGTGGGGATGAggttcctgcagcagctctctggTGTCACCTGTGTCCTTGTGTACCTGCAGTCAATATTCAAGAAAACATCTGTCATCCTG AAGCCAGAGTACGATGCAGCTCTTGTTGGCTTGGTCCGTCTGTTCTCGGTGGCGATCGCTGCTGTGTCGATGGATAAAGCTGGGAGGAAGATTCTTCTTTTTGTATCAG CTGGTGTCATGTTGATCTCCAACCTGACCATGGGGCTCTACATCCACTTCGTGCCAGCTTCTCAGAATGGCACCATTGCCAACAAGACACTGGTGAGCTTTGCCAACCTTCCTGCTGAGCCGACCCACTACATCACCCTCATCCCACTCCTGGCAACCATGTTCTTCATAATGG gttATGCcatgggctggggacccatcacTTGGTTGCTGATGTCGGAGATCCTGCCTCTGAAAGCCCGCGGGGTGGCCTCGGGTCTCTGCGTTGTTGTGAGCTGGCTGACAGCCTTCACCCTGACCCGGTTCTTCCTCCTGGTCGTG gaagccTTTGGCCTCGAGGTGCCCTTCCTATTCTTCACTATCATCTGCGCCGCGAACGTCTTATTCACAGGCTGCTGTGTTCCAGAAACCAAAGGCAGGTCCCTGGAACAGATTGAGGCCTTCTTCAGGACTGGCCGGAGGTCCTTCATGAGGTAG
- the CACFD1 gene encoding calcium channel flower homolog, whose protein sequence is MSSQDEQFQAGAPDPAASSADDGMTWWYRWLCRIAGVIGGLSCAFAGLWNCVTINPLNIAAGVWMMLNAFVLFLCEAPFCCQFIEFANAVSARADKLRPWQKAAFYCGMAVFPVVLSLTLTTLFGNAIAFATGVLYGMSALGKKGDAISYARIHQQQKQMDEEKLTGALEGQAL, encoded by the exons ATGAGCTCTCAGGATGAGCAGTTCCAAGCAGGAGCCCCTGACCCAGCGGCTTCCTCCGCCGATGATGGCATGACCTGGTGGTACAGGTGGCTCTGCAGGATTGCCGGGGTCATCGGGGGCCTGT CCTGTGCCTTCGCTGGTCTCTGGAACTGTGTCACCATCAACCCCCTAAATATCGCGGCCGGCGTGTGGATGAT GCTCAACGCCTTCGTGCTGTTCCTGTGCGAAGCCCCCTTCTGCTGCCAGTTCATCGAGTTTGCAAACGCCGTCTCTGCGAGGGCGGACAAGCTGCGGCCCTGGCAGAAAGCCGCTTTCTACTGCGG GATGGCCGTGTTCCCTGTTGTGCTCAGCCTGACGCTCACcacgctctttgggaacgccaTTGCGTTTGCCACCGGGGTGCTTTATGGCATGTCCGCGCTCGGCAAAAA GGGAGACGCCATTTCCTATGCCCGGatccaccagcagcagaagcaaatggATGAAGAGAAGCTCACGGGGGCGCTGGAAGGACAGGCTCTCTGA